One stretch of Ptiloglossa arizonensis isolate GNS036 chromosome 7, iyPtiAriz1_principal, whole genome shotgun sequence DNA includes these proteins:
- the LOC143149435 gene encoding uncharacterized protein LOC143149435, protein MKQTTIEERQIVIRNFQSGKSYREIAKIIGRSASTVRYIVKRYQKENRISNASRKAPNEKFNAYDERWMVRKIKENPKIGAPKLTNEVETYLGKSVNPETIKRILRKHNFHGRTARNKPLINEKNRRKRLDFTRVYIQRF, encoded by the coding sequence ATGAAGCAGACAACGATAGAAGAGCGACAAATAGTtataagaaattttcaaagtggaAAAAGCTATCGTGAAATTGCGAAGATTATTGGTAGAAGTGCCAGTACTGTtcggtatattgtaaaacgataCCAAAAGGAAAATAGAATAAGTAATGCGTCAAGAAAAGCTCCAAACGAAAAGTTCAACGCGTACGACGAAAGATGGATGGTACGAAAAATTAAAGAGAATCCGAAGATCGGTGCACCTAAACTTACCAATGAAGTAGAAACATATTTAGGGAAAAGTGTAAATCcagaaacaataaaaagaatACTCAGAAAACATAATTTTCACGGTCGTACAGCTCGGAATAAGCCTCTTATAAAcgagaagaatagaagaaagagacTAGATTTTACAAGAGTATATATACAAAGATTTTGA